A genomic stretch from Arachis stenosperma cultivar V10309 chromosome 3, arast.V10309.gnm1.PFL2, whole genome shotgun sequence includes:
- the LOC130966185 gene encoding E3 ubiquitin-protein ligase RSL1-like, whose product MGNKVGTPCVCIPIKRMKRKETRVAANFPSISDLSLENFLDAIEEQTPIHLDVPSFLCQICFESKPLNQSFDLEGCTHFYCTRCVAQYIVAKLKDNVFNVVCPEPTCSGILNPNHCKSILPSNVFEWWERVLSESAIPENVKFYCPFSDCSALLINNNDDGKSRMLGSDCPHCKRSICVKCQAPWHTELSCEKFQKKNNKSNDLMLDLAKRRKWKQCPNCKRYVEKTDGCNDITCRLREKLNTHKPLHPVAVYDHMDPKPILLHPLADYEESGCLETYS is encoded by the exons ATGGGCAACAAGGTTGGAACGCCATGCGTGTGCATTCCcataaaaagaatgaaaagaaagGAAACAAGAGTTGCTGCTAATTTTCCTTCCATCAGTGATTTGAGCCTTGAAAATTTTCTGGACGCAATTGAAGAACAAACTCCTATTCATCTTGACGTCCCATCTTTTCTTTGCCAAATCTGCTTTGAATCGAAGCCTCTAAACCAGTCCTTCGACTTGGAGGGTTGCACGCACTTCTATTGCACAAGATGCGTAGCCCAATACATCGTGGCGAAGCTCAAAGACAATGTGTTCAATGTCGTGTGCCCTGAGCCAACATGCTCTGGAATCTTGAACCCTAACCACTGCAAATCAATTCTACCGAGCAATGTTTTCGAATGGTGGGAGCGCGTTCTAAGCGAATCCGCGATCCCTGAAAATGTCAAATTCTATTGTCCTTTCAGTGATTGCTCTGCCTTGTTAATCAACAACAATGATGATGGAAAAAGTAGGATGCTGGGATCGGATTGTCCTCATTGCAAGAGAAGCATTTGTGTCAAGTGTCAGGCACCTTGGCATACAGAATTGAGCTGTGAGAAATTTCAGAAAAAGAATAACAAAAGCAATGATCTGATGCTGGATTTAGCCAAGAGAAGGAAGTGGAAACAGTGCCCTAATTGCAAGCGCTACGTTGAGAAGACAGATGGCTGCAATGATATAACATGCAG ATTACGTGAGAAGTTAAATACTCATAAACCGCTACACCCTGTAGCGGTTTATGATCATATGGACCCGAAACCTATTCTGCTACACCCTCTAGCGGATTATGAAGAGAGTGGATGCTTGGAAACATATTCATGA
- the LOC130966186 gene encoding uncharacterized protein LOC130966186: MERNLKDSKCFTVTLFDRHQSEYIVAKTTPTGFFSLGTYRVSLQDRTCDCGYFQAFHYPCCHAIACCAQSRLDWSIYVDEVYTMQKVFRMYQMGFVPPIPEGLCPPYDGPTIIPDPSLRCCRDGRPRSTRIQNNMDEADPNRPK; encoded by the coding sequence ATGGAGCGCAATTTGAAAGACTCCAAGTGCTTCACTGTCACCCTATTTGACAGACACCAGTCTGAGTATATCGTTGCCAAGACGACACCGACCGGGTTCTTTTCACTAGGGACGTACCGAGTTTCCCTTCAGGATCGTACATGCGACTGTGGATACTTTCAGGCTTTCCATTATCCATGTTGCCATGCGATTGCATGTTGTGCCCAGTCACGGCTTGACTGGTCTATCTATGTCGACGAAGTCTACACCATGCAGAAAGTGTTTAGGATGTACCAGATGGGTTTTGTGCCACCAATACCAGAGGGACTTTGTCCACCTTATGATGGTCCGACCATTATTCCGGATCCTAGCTTGAGGTGTTGTCGTGATGGGCGACCGAGGTCTACCAGAATCCAGAACAACATGGATGAGGCCGACCCTAACCGACCGAAGTGA
- the LOC130966187 gene encoding uncharacterized mitochondrial protein AtMg00810-like, with protein MDSTVLDNLTLYRQLVRGLVYLTVTRPDIAYPVHVLSQFLSAPRTTHYAAVLRILRYIKGTLFHGLYFFAHSSLSLQAYSDADWAGDPTDHRSTTGYYLFLGNALISWRAKKQTFTARSSTEVEYRALADTTTEVISIRWLLEDCP; from the coding sequence ATGGATAGCACTGTTTTGGATAATCTGACTCTCTATCGACAGTTAGTTAGAGGTCTCGTCTACTTGACTGTCACCCGACCAGACATTGCCTATCCAGTTCATGTACTTAGCCAGTTCTTGTCAGCTCCTCGTACTACTCACTATGCAGCAGTTCTTCGCATTCTTCGCTACATCAAAGGCACTCTATTTCATGGTCTTTATTTTTTTGCCCATTCCTCTTTGTCCCTTCAGGCATACTCCGATGCTGATTGGGCTGGTGATCCTACTGATCATCGTTCTACTACTGGTTACTATTTGTTTCTTGGCAACGCTCTCATTTCTTGGCGTGCTAAAAAGCAAACGTTCACTGCCCGCTCAAGCACAGAAGTTGAGTACCGTGCTCTCGCTGACACCACTACTGAGGTTATCTCGATTCGTTGGCTTCTCGAAGATTGTCCATAA